One window of the Microvirga mediterraneensis genome contains the following:
- a CDS encoding SWIB/MDM2 domain-containing protein — protein sequence MPTKTTDGKAGAKKAATKTEGSKPNALQKPLQPSKELAAIVGSDPLPRGEVVSKIWDYIKKNNLQNPENKREILADDKLQPIFGKPKVTMFEMNKHLAQHLK from the coding sequence ATGCCGACCAAGACTACAGACGGAAAAGCCGGTGCGAAGAAGGCTGCCACGAAGACGGAAGGCTCGAAGCCCAACGCTCTTCAGAAGCCCTTGCAGCCGTCCAAGGAACTGGCCGCCATCGTAGGCTCGGATCCGCTGCCGCGCGGTGAGGTCGTGAGCAAGATCTGGGATTACATCAAGAAGAACAACCTTCAGAATCCCGAGAACAAGCGCGAGATCCTGGCTGACGACAAGCTGCAGCCGATCTTCGGCAAGCCGAAGGTGACGATGTTCGAGATGAACAAGCACCTCGCCCAGCACCTGAAATAA
- a CDS encoding response regulator: MAADPSTVLLVEDEPLIRLFISDLLEDAGFKVVEAANATEAMVLLEAGLPVNVLLTDVDMPLGCSGFELAHRIHRAWPEIEILIMSGRQWPSEGDLPPGAAFLAKPCPNEAIVSHVASAAERTRRFGHVAKNPRPAVDHAGKILPFPKTA; this comes from the coding sequence ATGGCCGCCGATCCCTCCACGGTTCTCCTCGTCGAAGACGAACCACTCATCCGCCTGTTCATCTCAGATCTGCTTGAAGATGCCGGCTTCAAGGTGGTGGAGGCTGCGAATGCCACGGAGGCAATGGTGCTTCTGGAGGCAGGGCTGCCCGTCAATGTTCTCCTGACCGATGTGGACATGCCTCTGGGGTGTAGCGGCTTCGAATTGGCGCACCGGATCCATCGCGCCTGGCCCGAGATCGAGATCCTCATCATGTCGGGCCGGCAATGGCCCTCGGAGGGGGATCTCCCGCCCGGCGCGGCGTTCCTCGCCAAGCCATGTCCCAACGAGGCGATCGTGTCCCATGTGGCCTCCGCTGCGGAGCGGACCCGGCGATTCGGCCATGTTGCCAAAAATCCACGACCTGCGGTCGATCATGCGGGGAAGATCCTTCCCTTTCCGAAAACCGCCTAA
- a CDS encoding UV damage endonuclease UvsE, producing the protein MQNSRFGFCCKYIPEDGDARTARAMNTSTVTMAYLGRLDPKAAYDKISAVVAHNLEAFRLQVAHVATRPKIERLHRLSSDLLPGYTHASCRDIYRDPDLRRLIETKLAALGDFARDNDVRLSMHPGQFCVIASANPSAAANGLAEFEYHAEVMALMGYGQGWHPHGAHINIHGGAKALGAEGIRGGLAHLSRTARNLITLENDEVSFGLDDLLPLADDVPLVLDLHHHWIMSRGEYIEPEDPRIARIVASWRGVRPVSHVSVSREDLLPDPDMEVLPDFQTLAAAGIKPKDLRAHSDLMWNRAVNDLVMRHLAWSDFEIEAKLKNIASEGLARHRELRQATGLVST; encoded by the coding sequence ATGCAAAATTCCCGCTTCGGCTTCTGCTGCAAATACATTCCCGAGGACGGCGACGCCCGGACCGCGCGGGCGATGAACACGAGTACGGTCACGATGGCCTATCTCGGCCGGCTCGATCCGAAGGCGGCCTACGACAAGATCAGCGCGGTCGTGGCGCATAATCTCGAAGCGTTCCGTCTGCAGGTCGCCCACGTGGCGACACGGCCGAAGATCGAGCGCCTGCATCGCCTGTCGAGCGATCTGCTTCCCGGCTACACCCATGCCAGCTGCCGGGACATCTACCGCGACCCGGACCTGCGCCGACTGATCGAAACCAAGCTCGCCGCGCTCGGAGATTTCGCGCGCGACAACGATGTGCGGCTCAGCATGCATCCGGGCCAGTTCTGCGTCATCGCCTCCGCCAACCCGTCCGCTGCGGCCAACGGATTGGCGGAGTTCGAGTACCATGCCGAGGTCATGGCGCTCATGGGCTACGGCCAGGGGTGGCATCCCCACGGCGCGCACATCAACATTCACGGCGGCGCGAAAGCTCTCGGCGCGGAGGGGATCCGCGGCGGTCTCGCGCATCTGTCGCGCACGGCCCGCAACCTGATCACCCTAGAGAACGACGAGGTCAGCTTCGGCCTCGACGATCTTCTGCCTCTCGCGGACGATGTGCCGCTCGTCCTCGATCTCCACCACCACTGGATCATGAGCCGGGGCGAGTATATCGAGCCGGAAGACCCCAGGATCGCGCGGATCGTCGCCTCGTGGCGCGGCGTGCGTCCCGTAAGCCATGTGAGCGTCTCCCGGGAGGATCTGCTGCCCGACCCGGACATGGAAGTGCTTCCGGACTTCCAGACCCTGGCCGCTGCCGGGATCAAGCCGAAGGACCTGCGGGCCCATTCGGATCTCATGTGGAACCGGGCCGTCAACGACCTCGTGATGCGCCACCTCGCCTGGTCTGATTTCGAAATCGAGGCCAAGCTCAAGAACATCGCCTCGGAAGGCCTGGCCCGCCACAGGGAGCTGAGGCAGGCGACCGGGCTCGTATCGACATGA
- a CDS encoding response regulator: protein MRILILEDDPWIATDLQAILESDGHEIVDSLSSLDEAYRHLDDGFDCALLDIDVIGGKSFGVAEALAERRIPFVFVSASQPSDLPQTLRQAAFVAKPFEERTLLESVDHLSLGRLPC, encoded by the coding sequence ATGCGTATTCTGATCCTGGAAGACGATCCATGGATTGCCACCGACCTGCAGGCGATCCTCGAGTCGGACGGGCATGAGATCGTTGATTCCTTGAGTTCCCTCGATGAAGCCTATCGGCATCTGGATGATGGATTCGATTGCGCGCTGCTCGACATCGACGTGATCGGAGGCAAGAGTTTCGGCGTGGCGGAGGCCCTCGCCGAGCGGCGAATTCCCTTCGTGTTCGTGTCGGCGTCCCAGCCCTCCGATCTGCCGCAAACTCTCCGGCAGGCGGCGTTCGTGGCAAAGCCTTTCGAGGAGCGGACTCTTCTCGAATCCGTCGATCATCTCTCCCTTGGCCGCTTGCCTTGCTGA
- the cml gene encoding CmlA/FloR family chloramphenicol efflux MFS transporter, protein MSPKPPVWAYSLPTALLLMAPFDILASLAMDIYLPIVPAMPGILGTSPAIVQLTLSIYMVMLGLGQIIFGPVSDRFGRRPVLVSGAILFAAASFCLAASSTAVPFIALRFLQAVGASAAMVATFATVRDVYADRPESVVIYSLFSSMLAFVPALGPIAGALLADSFGWRSIFVVLGILAVLATLQAQLRWHETRPRRATLSRRSFLPVLRSLAFWTYTLGFSAAMGTFFVFFSTAPSVLIDRAGYSELEFSLAFATAAVVMIMTTRFAKRFVARWGTSGSLARGMAMLLLGAGLLSIGQVFGNPSFWTFIVPMWVMAIGIVFTGSVTANGALEEFGDIAGSAVALYFCVQSLIVSIGGTLAVIWLRGDTAWPLATFSSIMAVVVLIAQGWLHDRDRLRT, encoded by the coding sequence ATGTCTCCAAAGCCCCCCGTGTGGGCCTATTCCCTGCCAACGGCCCTCCTGCTGATGGCCCCCTTCGACATCCTCGCTTCCCTGGCGATGGACATCTATCTCCCCATCGTTCCGGCCATGCCGGGCATTCTCGGCACCAGCCCGGCCATCGTCCAACTTACCTTGAGCATCTATATGGTGATGCTCGGGCTCGGCCAGATCATCTTCGGGCCGGTCTCCGACCGCTTCGGACGGCGGCCCGTTCTGGTCAGCGGCGCGATCCTGTTCGCGGCGGCGTCATTCTGCCTGGCGGCATCCTCGACCGCCGTTCCCTTTATCGCCCTCCGCTTCCTGCAAGCGGTCGGGGCCTCGGCAGCCATGGTGGCCACCTTCGCGACAGTCCGGGACGTGTATGCCGACCGCCCGGAAAGCGTGGTGATCTACAGCCTGTTCAGCTCCATGTTGGCCTTCGTGCCTGCGTTAGGGCCCATCGCCGGGGCACTTCTCGCGGACAGCTTCGGATGGCGCTCGATCTTCGTGGTCCTGGGTATTCTTGCCGTTCTCGCGACCCTGCAAGCTCAGCTCCGCTGGCATGAGACCCGGCCGAGAAGAGCCACCCTGTCACGACGCTCGTTCCTGCCTGTCCTCCGCAGCCTTGCGTTCTGGACCTATACGCTCGGGTTCAGTGCCGCCATGGGGACGTTCTTCGTGTTCTTCTCGACCGCTCCAAGCGTCCTCATCGACAGGGCCGGGTACTCCGAGCTGGAATTCAGCCTCGCCTTCGCGACGGCTGCGGTCGTGATGATCATGACGACACGCTTCGCCAAGCGGTTCGTGGCCCGGTGGGGAACCTCCGGCAGTCTTGCGCGCGGCATGGCGATGCTGCTCCTGGGCGCAGGGCTCCTGAGCATCGGACAGGTGTTCGGAAACCCATCCTTTTGGACGTTCATTGTCCCTATGTGGGTCATGGCGATCGGCATCGTCTTCACCGGGTCGGTGACGGCGAACGGAGCCCTGGAGGAGTTCGGGGACATCGCCGGGTCGGCGGTGGCGCTGTATTTCTGCGTGCAGAGCCTCATCGTCAGCATCGGTGGAACGCTGGCCGTGATCTGGCTACGCGGCGATACCGCATGGCCGCTTGCGACCTTCTCCTCGATCATGGCCGTCGTCGTCCTGATTGCGCAGGGATGGCTGCATGACCGAGACCGTCTGCGGACGTGA
- a CDS encoding DUF3618 domain-containing protein, protein MTSQSLQELESDIERSRAQLDQTIDRLQNKMTVSGVVDDMLGTARNGQYGPLYDKVLDTVRRNPVPVMLIAMGVGLLAYRLGRSAAPRRTRLIAADEDLITEEHLLMEAEDPRLYGAEPAPLSTSDPMFERPGTSSRFR, encoded by the coding sequence ATGACGTCGCAGAGTCTGCAGGAGTTGGAGAGCGATATCGAGCGCAGCCGCGCTCAGCTCGACCAGACCATCGACCGTCTCCAGAACAAGATGACGGTCTCCGGTGTGGTCGATGACATGCTCGGCACGGCGCGGAACGGCCAGTACGGGCCGCTTTACGACAAGGTTCTGGATACGGTCAGGCGCAACCCCGTGCCGGTCATGCTGATCGCCATGGGCGTCGGGCTTCTCGCCTATCGTCTCGGACGGTCCGCCGCGCCACGGAGAACCCGTCTGATCGCGGCAGACGAGGATCTGATCACGGAAGAGCATCTCCTGATGGAGGCGGAGGATCCTCGCCTTTACGGCGCGGAGCCCGCGCCGCTGAGCACGTCCGATCCGATGTTCGAACGTCCGGGCACCTCTTCTCGATTTCGATGA
- a CDS encoding phage holin family protein, translated as MQGNGNQTIQGLVGEALRESTDLAQKEFTLFKAEVSQNIRTLFMGLAMVVVAAIFAIAAVMLLTDSLVKWLATVVNSEALAALIVGGVLAVIAIGLGLWGRSAMSSSTLTPKRTMHSLKRDAEVLSERGA; from the coding sequence ATGCAGGGCAACGGCAACCAAACGATCCAGGGTCTCGTGGGTGAGGCGCTGCGGGAATCGACCGATCTCGCGCAGAAGGAATTCACCCTCTTCAAGGCTGAAGTATCCCAGAACATCCGCACGCTTTTCATGGGTCTCGCCATGGTGGTCGTGGCGGCGATCTTCGCCATCGCGGCCGTGATGCTGCTGACCGACTCCCTGGTGAAATGGCTGGCGACCGTCGTCAACTCCGAAGCGCTCGCCGCGCTCATCGTCGGTGGCGTATTGGCCGTGATCGCCATCGGCCTCGGGTTATGGGGACGCAGCGCCATGTCGTCGTCCACGCTCACGCCGAAGCGGACGATGCACTCGCTCAAGCGCGATGCGGAAGTCCTGTCGGAAAGAGGTGCATGA
- a CDS encoding helix-turn-helix domain-containing protein, whose protein sequence is MTQEPPLQKKSPNEVDRHIGSRVRARRIMLGMSQEKLADALGLTFQQVQKYEKGANRIGASRLLHIAGILDVSFEFFFEGLPGLRAGGFSDDSLMAEFLTRSDSDRLVRGFLKLKDDEARRKVADLVDWLASAK, encoded by the coding sequence ATGACGCAGGAGCCCCCCTTGCAGAAGAAGTCCCCCAACGAGGTCGATCGGCATATCGGAAGCCGTGTCAGGGCACGGCGGATCATGCTCGGTATGAGCCAGGAGAAGCTTGCGGATGCCCTGGGGCTCACGTTCCAGCAGGTCCAGAAATACGAGAAGGGCGCGAACCGCATCGGCGCGAGCCGCCTGCTCCATATCGCGGGCATTCTGGACGTGAGCTTCGAGTTCTTCTTCGAAGGGCTTCCCGGCCTGCGGGCCGGCGGGTTCTCCGACGACAGCCTGATGGCCGAGTTCCTGACGCGCTCGGACAGCGACCGCCTCGTCCGCGGCTTCCTGAAGCTGAAGGACGACGAAGCCCGCCGCAAGGTGGCCGATCTCGTCGACTGGCTCGCATCGGCCAAGTAG
- a CDS encoding LuxR family transcriptional regulator, which produces MPLSGCAFDHATEAFAFIDSLDSLTGPDDVVEAVARTFSLFGFENFIMTGLPNPKERFEQVVLLKKWPMGWFDIYAKHDYVRSDPIIRLCKNTTQPFEWSEAPFDRATERKAAEVMDRATDFRMRDGFCLPIHGINGYEACFSMSGVDLDLSPRTKPALHLMAMYAFERARRLLEPQPPVVPSLLTPREREALIWAAAGKSAADTGEILGITERTVTAHIVSACQKLEAVNKTQAVARALQYKLIRL; this is translated from the coding sequence ATGCCCTTGAGTGGCTGCGCCTTCGACCATGCGACGGAAGCCTTCGCCTTCATCGACAGCCTCGACAGCCTAACCGGCCCGGACGACGTGGTGGAGGCGGTCGCCCGGACTTTCTCTTTGTTCGGCTTCGAGAATTTCATCATGACCGGACTGCCGAACCCCAAGGAGCGTTTCGAACAGGTCGTCCTGCTCAAGAAGTGGCCCATGGGCTGGTTCGACATCTATGCCAAGCATGATTACGTAAGGTCCGACCCCATCATTCGCCTCTGCAAGAACACCACCCAGCCCTTCGAGTGGTCGGAGGCGCCCTTCGATCGGGCGACGGAGCGGAAGGCCGCCGAGGTCATGGACCGGGCCACGGACTTCCGGATGCGGGACGGCTTCTGCCTGCCCATTCATGGGATCAACGGCTACGAGGCCTGCTTCTCCATGAGCGGTGTGGACCTGGACCTCTCCCCGCGGACGAAACCCGCGCTCCACCTGATGGCCATGTACGCCTTCGAGCGCGCCCGTCGGCTGCTCGAGCCCCAGCCGCCAGTCGTCCCGAGCCTGCTCACGCCTCGCGAACGCGAAGCCCTGATCTGGGCCGCCGCAGGGAAATCGGCGGCTGATACGGGCGAAATCCTCGGGATCACGGAGCGCACGGTCACGGCCCACATCGTCAGTGCATGCCAGAAGCTCGAGGCGGTCAACAAGACCCAGGCCGTGGCGCGGGCTCTGCAATACAAGCTGATCCGGCTGTGA
- a CDS encoding acyl-homoserine-lactone synthase: MTKIHVIRRDNQHLYEASLEEYFRLRHEVFVRERGWRNLHRLDGREIDAYDNDNAVYLLAIDQDRVVGGQRLYPTVLPHMLSEVFGHMAQRGIPRADRIFEWTRYFVVKERRMGRTDCRLLAAVQEFCLEEGITELTAVVEMWWLPRWQQAGFKVKPLGLPTVIEGQPCIAAAITVSRESLEQVRRLAGLRGSMLLRNAQMSPVLDRVPHVAA, encoded by the coding sequence ATGACGAAAATCCATGTGATCCGCAGAGATAACCAGCATTTATACGAAGCTTCGCTAGAGGAATACTTTCGTCTCCGGCACGAGGTCTTCGTGAGGGAGCGTGGATGGCGCAACCTGCATCGCCTCGACGGACGGGAGATCGATGCCTACGACAACGACAACGCGGTTTATCTCCTCGCCATCGACCAGGACCGGGTCGTGGGAGGCCAGCGGCTCTATCCGACGGTTCTGCCCCACATGCTGAGCGAGGTCTTCGGCCACATGGCGCAGCGGGGCATCCCCCGGGCCGACCGCATCTTCGAGTGGACGCGGTACTTCGTCGTCAAGGAAAGGCGCATGGGGCGGACGGATTGCCGCCTTCTCGCGGCCGTGCAGGAGTTCTGCCTCGAGGAAGGCATCACGGAGCTCACGGCGGTGGTCGAGATGTGGTGGCTGCCGCGCTGGCAGCAGGCCGGCTTCAAGGTGAAGCCCCTGGGCCTGCCGACCGTGATCGAAGGCCAGCCCTGCATCGCGGCGGCGATCACGGTTTCACGGGAGAGCCTGGAGCAGGTTCGCCGCCTTGCCGGACTGCGCGGATCCATGCTCCTCCGCAATGCCCAGATGTCTCCTGTCCTTGATCGGGTGCCCCATGTCGCTGCCTGA
- a CDS encoding ferritin-like domain-containing protein, with the protein MAAKEKTLNDLFLHTLKDVYYAEKQILKALPRMAKNADSEELKQAFETHREETEGQIERLEKVFEMLGKPARGVQCEAINGIIEEGKEVMEDFADSEALDAGILAAAQAVEHYEITRYGSLKTWAGELGLNDAVKLLDQNLEEEKKTDKLLTQLAEARVNTKAA; encoded by the coding sequence ATGGCAGCCAAGGAAAAGACCCTGAACGACCTGTTCCTTCACACGCTGAAGGACGTCTACTACGCCGAGAAGCAGATCCTGAAGGCCCTGCCTCGGATGGCCAAGAATGCGGATTCCGAGGAGCTGAAACAGGCCTTCGAGACCCATCGCGAAGAAACGGAAGGCCAGATCGAACGGCTCGAGAAGGTGTTCGAGATGCTCGGCAAGCCGGCTCGCGGCGTACAGTGCGAAGCCATCAACGGCATCATCGAGGAAGGCAAGGAAGTCATGGAGGACTTCGCCGACAGCGAGGCTCTCGATGCGGGCATCCTCGCCGCCGCGCAGGCCGTCGAGCACTACGAGATCACCCGCTACGGCTCCCTGAAGACCTGGGCGGGCGAGCTGGGCCTGAACGACGCCGTGAAGCTTCTCGACCAGAACCTCGAGGAGGAGAAGAAGACCGACAAGCTGCTGACCCAGCTTGCCGAGGCGCGCGTGAACACCAAAGCCGCCTAA
- a CDS encoding YgaP-like transmembrane domain encodes MMDAEPNLSTVERGAYMLAGLGLAAAAAKPRPNPLLNILALAGGSYLAWRGYVGNCPVKAALMGSHDQDRIAHHG; translated from the coding sequence ATGATGGACGCAGAGCCCAACCTCAGCACGGTCGAGCGCGGGGCCTATATGCTGGCCGGCCTTGGCCTTGCGGCGGCGGCGGCCAAGCCGCGCCCCAATCCCCTCTTGAACATCCTCGCGCTTGCCGGTGGCTCTTATCTCGCCTGGCGCGGTTATGTGGGCAATTGCCCCGTCAAGGCGGCTCTCATGGGCTCTCACGACCAGGACCGCATCGCCCATCACGGCTAA
- a CDS encoding GlsB/YeaQ/YmgE family stress response membrane protein has translation MSILWTIIIGFVAGVIAKWIMPGRNEPSGFIMTTILGIVGAVVATYLGQALGWYRADEGAGFIGAIVGAIVVLFIYGLIVGRRSTSSY, from the coding sequence ATGAGCATTCTCTGGACCATCATCATCGGCTTCGTGGCAGGTGTGATCGCTAAATGGATCATGCCCGGACGGAATGAGCCCTCCGGCTTCATCATGACGACCATCTTGGGCATCGTGGGTGCCGTGGTCGCCACCTATCTCGGTCAGGCTCTGGGCTGGTACCGGGCCGACGAAGGAGCGGGCTTCATCGGTGCCATCGTCGGCGCCATCGTCGTGCTCTTCATCTATGGCCTGATCGTCGGACGCCGCTCGACGTCGTCGTACTGA